The following are from one region of the Oncorhynchus masou masou isolate Uvic2021 chromosome 24, UVic_Omas_1.1, whole genome shotgun sequence genome:
- the LOC135512624 gene encoding small glutamine-rich tetratricopeptide repeat-containing protein alpha-like has protein sequence MTDTKRLAFSIIHFLHDQLGSGSLSSDAQESLEVAVQCLETAFNVSTDDQTLAVTQTLPEIFASATLKHPNTLHVNINTATDSPTEEEEAEAERLKTDGNDQMRVENYEAAVEFYSKAIAINPQNGVYYCNRAAAYSKLGNYAGAVQDCELAIGIDPNYSKAYGRMGLALASLNKHTEAVSYYKKALELDPENDTYKSNLKIAEQKMETPSPTGGVGGVDLAGLLSNPGFMNMASGLMNNPQVQQLMSGMMSGAYGPMGPPASSGVGPGPGLGAGPGPVPGLGLGAGPAAGVGVGGAGPGDISGLIQAGQQFAQQMQQQNPELIEQLRSQIRSRPSSASNDEQP, from the exons ATGACTGACACAAAGCGTCTTGCCTTCTCCATCATTCACTTTCTTCATGATCAACTGGGCTCTGGGAGTCTATCATCAGATGCTCAGGAAAGTTTAGAAG TTGCAGTCCAATGCCTGGAGACCGCCTTCAATGTCTCGACCGACGACCAGACCCTAGCTGTCACTCAAACGCTACCAGAGATTTTTGCCTCTGCGACACTGAAG CATCCAAACACTCTCCACGTGAATATAAACACAGCCACAGATTCCcccactgaggaggaagaggcagaggctGAGCGACTCAAAACTGATG GGAATGATCAAATGAGGGTTGAGAACTATGAGGCAGCTGTGGAATTCTACTCGAAGGCTATTGCCATAAATCCCCAGAATGGAGTTTACTACTGCAACAG GGCTGCTGCATACAGCAAACTAGGCAACTACGCTGGAGCAGTGCAGGACTGTGAACTTGCCATTGGCATTGACCCAAACTACAGCAAAGCGTATGGAAGAATGGG TTTGGCTCTAGCCAGtttaaacaaacacacagaagcTGTAAGTTATTACAAAAAAGCCCTGGAGTTGGACCCAGAGAACGACACCTACAAATCCAACCTGAAAATAGCAGAGCAGAAAATGGAGACACCAAGCCCA ACAGGGGGAGTGGGAGGAGTTGATCTGGCTGGGTTGCTCAGTAACCCTGGTTTCATGAACATG GCATCTGGTTTGATGAACAACCCACAAGTACAGCAACT GATGTCAGGGATGATGTCAGGGGCTTACGGGCCAATGGGACCTCCAGCATCGTCTGGAGTAGGGCCAGGGCCTGGCTTAGGTGCAGGACCAGGGCCTgtaccagggttagggttgggagccGGACCGGCAGCAGGAGTTGGAGTAGGGGGAGCGGGTCCAGGTGACATCTCTGGTCTCATCCAAGC GGGCCAACAATTTGCGCAGCAGATGCAACAGCAGAACCCAGAGTTAATTGAACAGCTGAGGAGTCAAATTCGCAGCCGGCCGTCTAGCGCTAGCAACGATGAGCAACCTTGA